A genomic window from Wolbachia pipientis includes:
- a CDS encoding transcriptional regulator, translated as MFVPVRKVSDYVNLVGSISYEIGQKIENCRLMQEYTQVELASKTELTYQEINNYELGYILIPIEVSYKIAEALLVDVIDLLPEPVVVRKDSYCEDEDEEILYLTGIYEDHQELRKVIRPLIRSVYLSEKINQEGARIEIAKNLVKEGVSVEIISQTTGLSIYEYDNAEEEICTDSIYYKIGQRIKEWRLIRRNTQKDLADKVGLTAKEIHEYERGYTAVSFDKLYEIAELLSVNIKVLLPKTRKNEDGKEENRLLGFLSKYRKTEDQKSVAILDGLVKSLSESMEIDKEKVKKAEKIKIAKDLVKAGVAIDIILRASGLTADELDECPKMN; from the coding sequence ATGTTTGTTCCTGTAAGAAAAGTTAGCGACTACGTTAATCTAGTTGGCTCTATAAGCTACGAGATAGGGCAAAAAATAGAAAATTGTAGGTTAATGCAAGAATATACACAAGTAGAGCTAGCAAGTAAGACCGAGTTAACATACCAAGAAATAAACAACTATGAACTAGGATATATTCTTATTCCAATTGAAGTATCATATAAAATAGCAGAGGCATTATTAGTTGATGTTATAGATCTATTACCTGAACCAGTAGTAGTAAGGAAAGACAGTTATTGCGAAGATGAGGATGAAGAAATACTCTATCTAACAGGAATATATGAGGATCATCAAGAGCTGCGCAAGGTAATACGTCCATTGATTAGGTCTGTCTACCTTAGTGAAAAAATTAATCAAGAGGGAGCAAGAATAGAAATTGCAAAGAACCTAGTTAAAGAAGGAGTGTCTGTTGAGATTATCTCCCAAACAACCGGCTTATCTATCTATGAATATGATAATGCAGAAGAAGAAATTTGCACTGATTCTATATACTATAAAATAGGGCAGAGAATAAAAGAATGGAGGTTGATAAGGAGAAATACTCAAAAAGATTTGGCAGATAAAGTTGGTTTAACAGCTAAGGAAATACACGAATACGAAAGAGGATACACTGCCGTTTCATTTGACAAATTGTATGAAATAGCAGAGTTGTTATCAGTTAACATTAAAGTTTTGCTGCCTAAAACAAGAAAAAATGAGGATGGTAAGGAAGAAAATAGACTATTGGGTTTTCTAAGTAAGTATAGAAAAACTGAAGATCAAAAATCAGTAGCTATATTAGATGGGTTAGTAAAATCTTTATCTGAAAGTATGGAAATTGACAAAGAAAAAGTTAAAAAAGCAGAGAAAATCAAGATTGCAAAAGATCTAGTTAAGGCAGGTGTTGCTATTGATATTATCTTGCGAGCATCTGGCCTAACTGCTGATGAGTTGGATGAGTGTCCAAAAATGAATTGA
- the radC gene encoding DNA repair protein RadC, with protein MENKNKSREEIEFRALESNGKALLDREVIETFLSAVHDRDEARIIAERLIDSFGIRGILGQEIDDLKTVEGITDSTVAVILCLREASKRAPREELKKGPVMGNMETIVKYLRVSIGCSEKEKVKILYLDQEHCLKGEEVFTGTVEKAPVYIKEITRKALIKNAILIVISHNHPEGSAEPSDEDQAATKKLASACSTVGIRLLDHIIVASADHFSFREKGLL; from the coding sequence ATGGAAAATAAGAATAAAAGTAGAGAAGAAATAGAATTCAGAGCATTGGAAAGCAACGGCAAAGCTCTACTTGATCGTGAAGTAATAGAAACGTTTCTAAGTGCAGTGCATGATAGAGACGAAGCTCGGATTATTGCTGAAAGACTAATAGATAGTTTTGGAATAAGAGGAATTTTAGGTCAGGAAATAGATGACCTGAAAACTGTAGAAGGAATAACCGACTCCACAGTAGCAGTAATTTTATGCCTTAGGGAAGCGTCGAAGAGGGCACCAAGAGAAGAGTTAAAGAAAGGACCTGTAATGGGTAACATGGAAACCATAGTAAAATATTTAAGGGTGAGTATTGGCTGTTCAGAGAAGGAAAAGGTAAAAATACTATATTTGGATCAAGAGCACTGTTTAAAAGGGGAGGAAGTATTTACTGGTACAGTGGAAAAGGCACCAGTGTACATAAAGGAAATAACAAGAAAAGCATTAATAAAAAATGCAATATTAATAGTAATATCGCACAACCACCCAGAAGGGAGTGCAGAGCCATCTGATGAAGATCAAGCAGCAACTAAAAAATTAGCTTCAGCATGTAGTACTGTAGGCATTAGATTGCTTGATCACATTATCGTAGCAAGCGCAGACCATTTTAGTTTCAGGGAAAAAGGGCTGTTATAG
- a CDS encoding helix-turn-helix domain-containing protein yields MTTPLDYEVGQKVKRWRLERGYTQEDLAEKIGITRQVMLQYEKGTRRISIEKLYAITEALSVSITDLIPIQRVSKSCLEDEREEILNLVRNYKKINDQELRKVFYLLTKSAQLSEKSSRKAERMEIAKNLVKAGISVDIVSKAIGLFANECTNGSIHYKIGKKIKEWRLVREYTQKDLAKKIGITRHKISKYEQGETAVPLDKLYEIAEALLISITDLLPESTENEVENELPSLIEEYKKIENQELRYALIKSLFEGIRICEEKARKAERIKVAKDLVKEGISIDIILQTLGISASMI; encoded by the coding sequence GTGACCACCCCCCTAGATTACGAAGTAGGACAAAAAGTAAAAAGGTGGAGGTTGGAGCGAGGGTATACTCAGGAGGATTTAGCGGAGAAAATCGGTATAACGCGTCAGGTAATGCTACAATATGAAAAAGGAACACGTAGAATTTCGATTGAAAAACTATATGCCATAACAGAGGCATTATCAGTCAGTATTACAGATCTCATTCCTATACAAAGAGTATCAAAAAGTTGTCTTGAAGACGAGAGAGAAGAAATATTAAATCTAGTAAGAAATTATAAAAAGATTAATGACCAAGAATTACGCAAGGTATTTTATTTACTAACCAAATCTGCCCAGCTTAGTGAAAAAAGCAGTAGAAAAGCAGAGAGAATGGAAATAGCAAAGAATCTAGTCAAAGCAGGAATTTCTGTTGATATTGTCTCGAAAGCAATTGGCTTATTCGCTAATGAATGTACCAATGGTTCTATACACTACAAAATAGGGAAAAAGATAAAAGAATGGAGGCTGGTGCGAGAGTACACTCAGAAGGATTTAGCGAAGAAAATTGGCATAACACGTCACAAAATAAGCAAATATGAGCAAGGAGAAACTGCTGTTCCACTTGACAAATTATATGAAATAGCAGAGGCATTATTGATTAGTATTACAGATCTACTACCTGAATCAACCGAGAATGAGGTAGAAAATGAGCTACCAAGTTTAATTGAGGAATACAAAAAAATTGAGAATCAAGAATTACGCTACGCACTAATTAAATCTTTATTTGAAGGCATACGGATTTGCGAGGAAAAAGCAAGAAAAGCAGAAAGGATCAAGGTTGCAAAGGATCTAGTGAAAGAAGGAATTTCGATTGATATTATTTTGCAAACACTTGGTATATCTGCTAGCATGATTTGA
- a CDS encoding helix-turn-helix domain-containing protein, which translates to MKKENSYSNFLDYKVVGQKVRSCRLAKGCTQKDLAGKIGVTYQIVLQYEKGIRKISIEKLYAIAKVLSVNIIDLITVSNEKACFKNEELNLIREYKKINDQELRKMFCLLTKFVQVGERSSKKAEKVKIANGLVKAGISVDVVSQAIGLPADECVEEKVGSIYCQIGKKIKEWRAVREYTQEDLAKKMGTTRHEMSNYEQGRVAVPLDKLYGIAETLSISITDLLIEEDEIVENELPNLIEEYKKIESQELRNALMKSLFESIQICEEKVKRAEKMKIAKDLVKGEIPINIILQTVGISLDEIQQI; encoded by the coding sequence GTGAAAAAAGAGAATAGTTACTCTAATTTTTTAGATTATAAAGTAGTAGGGCAGAAAGTAAGGAGTTGTAGGCTAGCGAAGGGATGTACTCAAAAAGATTTAGCGGGAAAAATCGGCGTAACGTATCAAATAGTACTACAATATGAAAAAGGAATACGTAAAATTTCGATTGAAAAGTTATATGCTATAGCAAAAGTGTTATCGGTTAATATTATAGACCTAATTACTGTATCAAATGAGAAAGCCTGCTTTAAAAATGAAGAACTAAATCTAATAAGAGAATATAAAAAGATTAACGATCAGGAGTTACGTAAGATGTTTTGTTTGCTAACCAAATTTGTTCAGGTTGGTGAGAGAAGTAGTAAAAAAGCAGAGAAAGTAAAAATTGCAAATGGTCTGGTTAAAGCGGGAATTTCTGTTGATGTTGTTTCACAAGCAATAGGCCTCCCTGCTGATGAATGTGTTGAAGAAAAAGTTGGTTCTATCTACTGCCAAATAGGAAAGAAGATAAAAGAATGGAGGGCAGTGCGGGAGTATACTCAAGAAGATTTAGCAAAGAAAATGGGTACAACACGCCACGAAATGAGTAACTATGAGCAAGGAAGGGTTGCTGTTCCACTTGATAAATTATATGGAATAGCAGAAACATTATCAATTAGTATTACAGATTTGCTAATAGAAGAAGATGAGATAGTAGAAAATGAATTACCGAATTTAATTGAAGAATACAAAAAGATTGAAAGCCAAGAACTACGTAATGCACTAATGAAATCTCTGTTTGAAAGCATACAAATTTGCGAAGAGAAAGTGAAAAGAGCAGAAAAGATGAAAATTGCAAAGGATTTAGTGAAAGGAGAAATTCCAATCAACATTATTTTGCAAACGGTAGGAATCTCTTTAGATGAAATTCAACAAATTTAA